The region TACTTACTCAAGTGCTCATAAGTATTGTAAACAACTCTATAGATGCATTAATACAAACACAAAAAAAACAAAGATGGATAAAAGCAAAATCATTTATATCAGAAAATGAAGTAATCATAACAATTTGTGATAATGCCAATGGAATAAAAATAGATAATTTGGACTCTATATTTAACAAATATATCACAACTAAAGATGATGAAGAATCAGGTATAGGTTTATATATGTGCCAACAAATAATTCAAAATAAATACGATGGTAAAATTAGTGCATACAACACTCAAGAAGGAGCATGTTTTGAACTATGTCTACCTATTGTAAATGAGGACTCGATTATATGACAAAACAGATAAATGACAATATGCTAAAAAAAACAATTTTAGTAGTAGATGACACTTCTGACAATCTTTCCCTTATTTTAGATTTACTAAAAGACAAATATAGAGTTAAGCTGGCAAATAGTGGTAAGAAAGCTATTGATTATCTTAAATCTTCAGAGAGTGTTGACCTTATACTACTCGATATTATGATGCCAGAACTTAGTGGATACGATGTAATTAAAGTTTTAAAAAAAGATAGTAAAACAAAAGATATTCCTATTATATTTTTGACAGCATTATCAGATATGAGAGATGAACAAAAGGGCTTAGAGATGGGAGCGGCTGATTATATAACAAAACCAATATCAGCTCCAATAATGCACTCTAGAATCAAAACTCAACTAGAAAACAAACAAGCAAAAGATTTTTTAAAAGACAAAAACAGCTACTTAGAAAATGAGGTGGACAAAAGAACACAAGAGATATCTCTTATTCAAGATGTAACAATCCTCACTCTAGCATCTCTTGCTGAAACTCGAGATGCAGATACTGGAAATCATATTAGAAGAACGCAACATTATATGTTGATTTTAGCAAAAGCTTTGAAAAATCATCCCAAATTCCAAGATTATTTGAGTGATGAAATGATTGAAATACTTTATAGGTCTGCTCCTTTGCATGATATAGGAAAGGTAGGCATCGCCGATAAAATTCTTTTAAAACCTGGAACTCTCACTAGTGAAGAGTTTGAAATAATGAAAGAGCATACTAACTTAGGTAAAAATGCCATAGAAAATGCTGAAAAAGAGCTTGGAGTAGAAGTTGAGTTTTTAAAGGTTGCAAAAGAGATAGCCTACTCTCATCATGAAAATTATGACGGAAGTGGCTACCCACTAGGTCTTCGTGGTGATGAGATTCCTATATGTGCAAGGCTTATGGCTGTTGCTGATGTTTATGATGCTCTTATAAGCCAAAGAGTCTATAAAAATGCCATGTCTCATGAAAAAGCAGTAGAAATCATAAAACAAGCTAATGGTTCTAAATTTGACTCTCTTATAGTAGATGTTTTTTTAAAGCACCAAGATGATTTTTTATCTATTGCAAAGCACTATTTTGATGATAAATCAATCATTACTCAAAAAAAAGAGCAGATAGGAAAAATGTTATGAAAATATTTATTTTATCTATAATCTTTGCAATTTTTCAACTTACTTTTGCAACAGAAGTTAAAGAGTACTTAACAAATGAAGAGCTAGAGTACTTAGATAAGCATCCCACTATAAAGTATACAGGAGATCCAAACTATCTCCCTTATGAAGCTTTTAACAAAGACAAAAAGCATGAAGGAATGGTAGCAGACTACTTAGATATCATAGAAAAAAAATTAAATATAAATATACTAAGAATTCCATCTATTTCTTGGTCAGATGCTCTAAAAAAAAGTGAAAATTTTGAAGTTGATATTTTAAGCAACTACACAAATGACAAAAAATTTTCAACTACTCATACCTTTACAGATGCCTTTATAGATAGTCCTGTTGTAATAATTAAAAAAAGAGATGATTTTCAACCCTTTATGTCAAATTTATCAGAACTAAAAAATGACAAAGTTGCTTTAGGAAAGACTTATGCTTTTTTAAATCCAATTTTTGAAAAGTATCCAGACCTTAACTATATAGAACTTGATTCTATAGAAGAAGTTTTAAAATGTGTATCTTCAGGAGAGTATGACTCTGCTTTAGTTACTCTAAATATAGGAACTTATACTATTGCCAAACATGGACTGCGCAATCTTCAAGTAGTGGGTAAATCAGGCTTTGATATGAAACTTGGATTTCAAGTTAAAAAAGAAGACGAACTTCTTATAGCTATTTTAAACAAAACATTAAATTCTATAAGCCAACAAGAACATCAAAAAATTTTAAATAAATGGACAAAAGTAGAAATTAAAACAAGTAGAGATTATGGGTACATATGGACGCTTTTAGCTATCTTGGCTTTAGTAGGATTGCTCTTTTTTTACAGAAACTATGAACTAAAAAAAGAGATTTCAAAAAACACTTCTGATCTTACTAAGCTTTTAAAAACATTTGATGAAAATGTAATCTCTTCTAAAACAGATTTAGATGGAAATATCACACATGTAAGTAAAGCATTTTGTAAAGTTAGTGGTTATAAACCATCAGAATTAATAGGTAAAAATCATAAAATAATAAAACACCCTGATAACGATAAGGCTCTATATGAAGATCTGTGGAAGACAATAACAAGTAAAAAAATGTGGCGTGGCACTATAAAAAATCGTAAAAAAAACAATGGTTACTACTGGGCTAAAACCATCATAGAACAAGAGTGTGATGACAATGGAAAAATTATAGGTTATATAGCTATTCGAGAGGATATCACTGCAAAGGTTGAGCTTGAAGAGCTTACTGAAAATCTAGAAAACATTGTTAAAAGCAGAACCGAAGAACTTTTAGCACTTAACATTCAACAAAAAACTATATTTGATTCGGCTACTATTGGAATTATCATGTATAAACAGAGAATTATTAGTCATATAAACAATGAAGCTTGCAAGATGCTAGGCTATGAAGAAAATGAAATTATAGGTAATACATCAAGATTCTTATGTGAAAACGATGAAGCTTACAATAATATAACCAAACAGTATGAAGTTGTAAAACTAGGAGAGATTGCTTCATGGGAGCAAAAAATTATTAGAAAAGACAAAACTTCTTTTTTAGCAAAAATCAACCTAAAAGCAAAAGATCATACTGATTTATCCAAGGGTGTAGTAGCCACTATAGACGACATCACTTTAGAGAATAAAGCTCTACAAGATATACAAGAGGCTAAAAAAATGGCTGAAGATGCAACAAAGGCAAAGAGTGATTTTTTGGCAAATATGTCTCACGAGATAAGAACTCCAATGAATGCTATTATAGGTATGTCTTATTTGGCTCTTGAGAGTGATCTTAATGCTAAGCAGAGGTCTTATATTCAAAAAATTGAAAATGCTTCTAAAAATCTTTTATGTATTATAAATGATATATTAGACTTTTCAAAAATAGAAGCAAATAGCATGACATTAGAAAACAATGAGTTCTACCTTGAGAATGTTTTAGAAGACTTAATGGATATGTTTGCATTTAAAATGCAACAAAAAAAACTTCACTTACTCTTTAGCATAGATAAAAATACCCCTTTGGTACTTATAGGGGACTCTCTAAGGCTATCTCAAATTTTGATAAATTTACTTAGCAATGCTGTTAAGTTTACAAACAAAGGAGAGATTATTGTTAGTATAAAAGTAATAGATAAGTTTAATGATCGTATAAGACTAGGATTTGAGGTAAAAGATAGTGGTATCGGTCTATCTCAAGATCAGATAAAAAAACTTTTCATACCTTTTCAACAAGCAGATAGCTCTACCACAAGGTCATTTGGTGGTACAGGACTTGGTCTTTCCATATGTAAAAATTTAGTTAATCTTATGAATGGAGAGATAGGCGTAGATGCTAAACTTGGAGAGGGAAGTACTTTTTATTTCAATGTAAATCTCGGATGCCTAGATAACAATAAAAAACTTCTTAATAAAGATGTCTCTAAAGAACTTCTTAGCCCTTCAAACCTTCAAGATGCAGTACTATCAGCCTTTGGAAAAGAGATAACAAAGTATAGAAACTATCATAATGTAGCTAAATCTATTGGCGGTGGAGTAATTTTAGTAGTAGAAGACAATCTTCAAAATCAAGAAGTTGCAAAAGAACTTCTTGAAAAAGTAGGCGTTATAGCAGAAATTGCTTCTAATGGAATGGAGGCTTTAGAGATGCTTGAAGAAAATGAGTACGATGCCGTGCTTATGGATTGTCAGATGCCAATAATGGATGGTTATGAAGCTACACAAAAGTTAAGAGAAAATAATGACTTTGAAAATCTTCCTATTATTGCGATGACAGCAAATAGTATGCAAAGCGATAAAGATAAGTGTTTTTTAGCGGGCATCAACGATATAATTACCAAACCAATTAATGTAAATAACTTTTACAACACTCTTGAGAAGTGGGTAAAACCTAAAAATCCCACATTTGTTTTAAACTCAAATAAGCAAAAAAACTTTAAGATAGATTTTGATGGTATAGAGATAGATGAAATGGATGTAAACAAAGCACTTAAAAGATTTCAAGGTGATAATGAAATACTTTTTAATATGCTAAAGAGATTTTCAAACTCTCAAAAAGAGACCATGGATGTAATCTCTTATGCTTTAAAGATTGATGATATGCAAGAGTTACAAAGAAACATTCACACACTAAAAGGGCTATGTGGTAATTTAGAAGCCAATTATCTTTACGAAGAGTTGCAAAAATTAGAGCATGAGTTAAAAGTACAAAATCCAAACATTACTTTAGTGGAAGCTAAGATTTTAGACATAGGCAAACACCTAAAAGTACTTATAGCATCTATTGATAAAACTCTTATTAACCTTGAACTTTCTAAAGAAGATGATGAAAAAGCTTCAACAGATGCTTTTGATATAAAAGAACTTAAAAGCGACATATATAGACTCCATGAGCTTTTTAAAAGTCTTGATTCAGATGCACTAGAATTTACGCAAAGACTAGTCAAAAAGTTAACTAATCATGCTTCGCAAGATAGATTAGACTCAATGTTAAGCGCATCACTAGATTTTGATTTTGAAGAGGCATTAAGTCACTTACAAGAGATTTCAAAAGATTTAAAAATAGATATATAAACAACACAAGAGGAATAAAAAGCGATGTCTAAAGAAAAACTTTTATCACTTAGAGAAAAAGCTGATGACTTAACACTTCTCTATGTAGAAGATAACAAGAAACTACAAGAACAAGCAAGCAAGATTTTTAAAAAAATTTTTAAAAATCTTATACTTGCTAATAGCGGTGAGAGTGCTTACCTTTTATATAAAGAACATCAACCTGAAATAATTATAACAGATATAAATATGCACAATTTAAATGGTCTTGAACTCTCAAAGATGATTAAAAAAATAGACCCCTTTGCAAAAATAATTATAACAACTGCATTTGACGATAAAGGGTACCTTCTTGAAGCCATAGACTTAAATATAAGCAAATACTTAAAAAAACCTCTAGCTGCAATAGACTTAATAGAAGCAATTACAAAAGTAGTTAGTCAACTTGAATTTGAAAAAAGTACAAATATTTTGGAACACTACAAAAATGATGTTTTTCAATATCAAGACAGCTTGTTAATGCTTATTCAAAACAATGAAATTCTTATAGCGAATAAAAAATCTTTAGAGTTTTTTTCACAAGAAAATATAGAAGATTTTAAAGAGTTTTTCAAAGAGTTTGACAAACAGATCTTAAAGCACAATAACTTTTTGTATAACCATGATGACATAGAGTGGCTAAGTACCATAAAAGAAAACACAGGAAAACTCTTTAATGTAAAAATGGCAGATGCAAATGACAATAGTAGACACTTTGTTCTAAAAGCCTATAAAATTCCAGACAAAGATGATACTTACATACTATCTTTTGATGATATAACAGATTTAAATTTACTTGTTATCTATGATAAAGAAGCTATGAAAAATGAAAAACAAGAGAGTCAAAAGAAAATTATATACGGAGTTTTAGAAGTTATAAAAAGAAACAACTCTACTATAAAAGCATATAATTCTTACAAGGGTCTAAACATCTCAAATGTAGGAGTTTTAGAAGATATTTCAGAAAAAGAAATAATCATACAACTACCCTTTGCTCAACTTAAAGCTGTAAAAGTAAACAATAATATCACGCTTGAATCTGATCTATTTCCAACTGCTGTTTTTTGCAATATTAAAAAAATTGACTTAGACAACTCACAAGTTATAATTAATAAATATAAATTTATAGACAGTATGCCATCACAACAAGAACATCTAAGGGTGTCACCAGAACATGACCATAAAATATCACTCTTTTATGATGAGCGCAAAATTCATGCTAATTTAAAAATAATAGACATAAGCGTAAGTGGTGCTAAAATCGCCCTCTCCCTTATTCCTGCTGGGTTTCAAATAGGCGATGAAGTAGTTGTAGATATTGTTTTTAAATTGGGAACAAAACCTCTTATCATTAACACTAAAGCCAAAGTAGATAAGTTGATTGAAGAAAAGAGAGAGTTTATAATTATTTTAATATTTGACAACGACCTTAAAGTAAAAAAACTTATAACCGAATATGTAGCAAATAGACAGATGGCTCTCATAAGAGAGTTCAAAAATCTATCGATATAAATTTTTTACTCCCACTATTGGGAGTTTGATTTTTAATGTAAGAAGTGGCGAACTTCTGAGAAGTAAAGACTCATTCCAAACTCATTGGCAGCATCTATAATCTCATCATCACGAATACTTCCACCAGGCTCAATAACATTCTTAACACCAGCCGCTGCCGCAGCATCTATGCTATCACGAAATGGAAAAAATGCTTCAGATGCAAGGGCTGCACCAGTTACATCAAGACCCATCTCTTTTGCTTTTTTAAGCGCACATTGAGATGCATCTACACGAGAAGTCATACCCATACCAACTGCTACCATAGCAGAATTTTTAACATAAACTACACAGTTAGATTTTGTAAGAGATGCTACTTTGTATGCTATCTCTAAATCTTTCATATCTTGTGATTCGGCTGCATTTTTAGAAACTAACTTTGCATTTTTAACTTCGTCCGCGCCAACTTTGTCAGCATCTTGATATACAAAACCACCATCGATATGTTTGAAGTCTTTTTTGTCATTTGCAAGAACTAACTTATCACTTCCCATCTCAAATAGTTTGATGCGTTTTTTAGATGCAAATACCTCTTGAGCTTCAGGAGTTATACGACCTGCAATTACAACCTCTAAGAAAATCTCATTCATTTTCTCAGCCAGTGCTTTATCAACTATACCATTAACTGAAACAACACCACCAAATGCAGAAACAGGGTCACACTTTAGTGCTTCTTCATAAGCTTCTATAAGTGTGTCTTTTATAGCAAATCCGCAAGGGTTACCATGTTTTGTGATGCAGACTGCATTCTCATCACCAAAGGCAGATGCGATCTTTACAGCTCCACTTAAGTCGTTTAAGTTGTTAAAACTAGCCTCACCTTTAAGAGTCTTAAAGTTGTCTGAGTAGTGCTTGTCAAACTCATATAAAGCACCTTTTTGATGTGGATTTTCACCATAACGTGTATCCATCACTTTCTCTCCAACTACAAATTGCTTCTCACCAAAACCACCGTTGAAACGCTCGTTCATATAGTTTGCTATCATAGAATCATACGCAGCAGTATGCTCATAAGCTTTTATCATGTATGAACGACGGAAATCTTTTGTATTTTTTTCATTTTCTATTGCATCTATAACTTCATCATAATCACTTACATTAGTTACAATGATAACAGAGTCAAAGTTCTTAGCAGCAGAGCGAACCATAGCAGGTCCACCGATATCTATGTTTTCAATGATATCATCAAAATCATCAGTTCTCTCGATAGTCTCTTTAAAAGGATAAAGGTTTACACAAACCAAGTCAATAGACTCAACACCTAACTCTTTTGCTTGGTCTAAGTGTGACTGTTTGTCACGACGATGCAAGATGCCGCCATGAACATAAGGATTTAGAGTTTTTACACGGCCTTCAAAACACTCAGGAAATTTAGTAACTTCATCTATCTCTATCGCTTTTATACCAGCATCTACCAACTTTTTATAAGTTCCGCCTGTTGAGATAATCTCGTAACCATTCTTTACTAAAGAAGTACAAAACTCAACTACACCTGCTTTA is a window of uncultured Sulfurimonas sp. DNA encoding:
- a CDS encoding two-component system response regulator yields the protein MTKQINDNMLKKTILVVDDTSDNLSLILDLLKDKYRVKLANSGKKAIDYLKSSESVDLILLDIMMPELSGYDVIKVLKKDSKTKDIPIIFLTALSDMRDEQKGLEMGAADYITKPISAPIMHSRIKTQLENKQAKDFLKDKNSYLENEVDKRTQEISLIQDVTILTLASLAETRDADTGNHIRRTQHYMLILAKALKNHPKFQDYLSDEMIEILYRSAPLHDIGKVGIADKILLKPGTLTSEEFEIMKEHTNLGKNAIENAEKELGVEVEFLKVAKEIAYSHHENYDGSGYPLGLRGDEIPICARLMAVADVYDALISQRVYKNAMSHEKAVEIIKQANGSKFDSLIVDVFLKHQDDFLSIAKHYFDDKSIITQKKEQIGKML
- a CDS encoding PAS domain S-box protein: MKIFILSIIFAIFQLTFATEVKEYLTNEELEYLDKHPTIKYTGDPNYLPYEAFNKDKKHEGMVADYLDIIEKKLNINILRIPSISWSDALKKSENFEVDILSNYTNDKKFSTTHTFTDAFIDSPVVIIKKRDDFQPFMSNLSELKNDKVALGKTYAFLNPIFEKYPDLNYIELDSIEEVLKCVSSGEYDSALVTLNIGTYTIAKHGLRNLQVVGKSGFDMKLGFQVKKEDELLIAILNKTLNSISQQEHQKILNKWTKVEIKTSRDYGYIWTLLAILALVGLLFFYRNYELKKEISKNTSDLTKLLKTFDENVISSKTDLDGNITHVSKAFCKVSGYKPSELIGKNHKIIKHPDNDKALYEDLWKTITSKKMWRGTIKNRKKNNGYYWAKTIIEQECDDNGKIIGYIAIREDITAKVELEELTENLENIVKSRTEELLALNIQQKTIFDSATIGIIMYKQRIISHINNEACKMLGYEENEIIGNTSRFLCENDEAYNNITKQYEVVKLGEIASWEQKIIRKDKTSFLAKINLKAKDHTDLSKGVVATIDDITLENKALQDIQEAKKMAEDATKAKSDFLANMSHEIRTPMNAIIGMSYLALESDLNAKQRSYIQKIENASKNLLCIINDILDFSKIEANSMTLENNEFYLENVLEDLMDMFAFKMQQKKLHLLFSIDKNTPLVLIGDSLRLSQILINLLSNAVKFTNKGEIIVSIKVIDKFNDRIRLGFEVKDSGIGLSQDQIKKLFIPFQQADSSTTRSFGGTGLGLSICKNLVNLMNGEIGVDAKLGEGSTFYFNVNLGCLDNNKKLLNKDVSKELLSPSNLQDAVLSAFGKEITKYRNYHNVAKSIGGGVILVVEDNLQNQEVAKELLEKVGVIAEIASNGMEALEMLEENEYDAVLMDCQMPIMDGYEATQKLRENNDFENLPIIAMTANSMQSDKDKCFLAGINDIITKPINVNNFYNTLEKWVKPKNPTFVLNSNKQKNFKIDFDGIEIDEMDVNKALKRFQGDNEILFNMLKRFSNSQKETMDVISYALKIDDMQELQRNIHTLKGLCGNLEANYLYEELQKLEHELKVQNPNITLVEAKILDIGKHLKVLIASIDKTLINLELSKEDDEKASTDAFDIKELKSDIYRLHELFKSLDSDALEFTQRLVKKLTNHASQDRLDSMLSASLDFDFEEALSHLQEISKDLKIDI
- a CDS encoding response regulator, which translates into the protein MSKEKLLSLREKADDLTLLYVEDNKKLQEQASKIFKKIFKNLILANSGESAYLLYKEHQPEIIITDINMHNLNGLELSKMIKKIDPFAKIIITTAFDDKGYLLEAIDLNISKYLKKPLAAIDLIEAITKVVSQLEFEKSTNILEHYKNDVFQYQDSLLMLIQNNEILIANKKSLEFFSQENIEDFKEFFKEFDKQILKHNNFLYNHDDIEWLSTIKENTGKLFNVKMADANDNSRHFVLKAYKIPDKDDTYILSFDDITDLNLLVIYDKEAMKNEKQESQKKIIYGVLEVIKRNNSTIKAYNSYKGLNISNVGVLEDISEKEIIIQLPFAQLKAVKVNNNITLESDLFPTAVFCNIKKIDLDNSQVIINKYKFIDSMPSQQEHLRVSPEHDHKISLFYDERKIHANLKIIDISVSGAKIALSLIPAGFQIGDEVVVDIVFKLGTKPLIINTKAKVDKLIEEKREFIIILIFDNDLKVKKLITEYVANRQMALIREFKNLSI
- the purH gene encoding bifunctional phosphoribosylaminoimidazolecarboxamide formyltransferase/IMP cyclohydrolase, whose translation is MVKRALVSVSDKAGVVEFCTSLVKNGYEIISTGGTYKKLVDAGIKAIEIDEVTKFPECFEGRVKTLNPYVHGGILHRRDKQSHLDQAKELGVESIDLVCVNLYPFKETIERTDDFDDIIENIDIGGPAMVRSAAKNFDSVIIVTNVSDYDEVIDAIENEKNTKDFRRSYMIKAYEHTAAYDSMIANYMNERFNGGFGEKQFVVGEKVMDTRYGENPHQKGALYEFDKHYSDNFKTLKGEASFNNLNDLSGAVKIASAFGDENAVCITKHGNPCGFAIKDTLIEAYEEALKCDPVSAFGGVVSVNGIVDKALAEKMNEIFLEVVIAGRITPEAQEVFASKKRIKLFEMGSDKLVLANDKKDFKHIDGGFVYQDADKVGADEVKNAKLVSKNAAESQDMKDLEIAYKVASLTKSNCVVYVKNSAMVAVGMGMTSRVDASQCALKKAKEMGLDVTGAALASEAFFPFRDSIDAAAAAGVKNVIEPGGSIRDDEIIDAANEFGMSLYFSEVRHFLH